The following proteins are co-located in the Verrucomicrobiota bacterium genome:
- a CDS encoding fumarylacetoacetate hydrolase family protein, with the protein MRIARIQSSEGAVLVNANRDGSFTRLEGELFGKLHDSGIESKGHFLAPLDPPTIYCIGLNYREHARETGIHVNEYPVVFLKSPTSVTGPESPIQLPPSQISETIDYEAELAIVISQDCKNVRREDALDVILGFTCANDVTARNWQSERGGGQFSRSKTFDTFCPLGPVIVTTDEISDPWSLSISSRLNGTVMQESSTSDLIFDVPTLVEFLSMETTLKAGTVILTGTPQGVGFARKPPVFMRDGDVIEVEIEGIGTLSNPLAASKSDV; encoded by the coding sequence ATGAGAATAGCGAGAATTCAGTCCTCTGAAGGTGCAGTCCTTGTAAACGCTAATCGCGACGGCTCGTTCACTCGTCTCGAAGGTGAACTCTTTGGAAAGCTACACGATTCGGGAATCGAATCCAAAGGCCATTTCCTCGCACCGCTTGATCCCCCAACCATCTACTGCATTGGCTTGAACTACCGCGAACACGCCAGAGAAACCGGCATCCATGTCAACGAGTATCCCGTAGTGTTCCTAAAATCCCCTACTTCGGTCACCGGTCCAGAGAGTCCCATTCAACTTCCTCCATCGCAGATCTCAGAGACCATTGACTACGAAGCCGAACTAGCGATCGTCATCTCCCAAGACTGCAAAAACGTTCGGCGTGAAGATGCACTGGACGTCATTTTGGGTTTTACCTGTGCCAACGACGTCACTGCCAGAAACTGGCAGTCCGAAAGAGGCGGAGGTCAATTCAGCCGGTCAAAAACATTTGACACCTTCTGTCCCTTGGGCCCGGTCATTGTAACGACCGACGAAATTTCTGATCCGTGGTCTCTGTCTATTTCGTCGAGACTAAATGGGACGGTGATGCAAGAATCCAGCACCTCCGATCTAATTTTTGATGTTCCAACCCTCGTCGAATTTCTAAGCATGGAAACCACGCTCAAGGCCGGAACGGTTATCCTAACCGGAACTCCTCAAGGCGTAGGATTCGCTCGCAAGCCACCGGTTTTTATGCGCGATGGAGATGTCATAGAAGTGGAAATTGA
- the accD gene encoding acetyl-CoA carboxylase, carboxyltransferase subunit beta: MALFSKPNYSRVIVNRKDIPKGLWTKCPKSGEIIYNKELEQNLMVVPKSGYHFPLPAPARIRSLIDEGTWKECDTNLESVDPLKFRGPSSSYPEKLSQYRDRTELKDAVVSGYGELSGIPVSLAVMDFRFLGASMGSVVGEKITRAIERGYEKKMPVIVVSTSGGARMYEGILSLMQMAKTSAALGRLAKAKLPYISVLTNPTMAGVMASFASLGDLIVAEPAALIGFAGPRVIKETTQQDLPPGFQTSEFLLDHGLIDQIIPRPELKAKLAFFLAAFTGRTPEEIA; this comes from the coding sequence ATGGCACTATTCAGCAAACCGAACTACTCACGGGTAATCGTCAACCGAAAGGACATTCCCAAGGGATTGTGGACCAAATGCCCGAAATCAGGGGAGATCATTTACAACAAGGAGCTCGAACAGAACCTGATGGTGGTTCCGAAGAGTGGCTACCATTTTCCCTTACCCGCCCCTGCTCGGATTCGGTCGCTGATTGACGAAGGCACTTGGAAGGAGTGCGACACGAATTTGGAATCAGTTGATCCTCTTAAGTTTCGGGGTCCTTCTTCCTCCTACCCGGAAAAATTGAGCCAATATCGTGACCGGACTGAGCTGAAAGATGCAGTTGTTTCAGGTTACGGTGAGCTATCTGGAATCCCCGTGAGTTTAGCGGTCATGGATTTCCGTTTTCTTGGAGCCTCTATGGGTTCGGTAGTTGGTGAGAAAATCACCCGCGCGATCGAACGGGGATACGAGAAAAAGATGCCGGTTATCGTAGTCTCAACCTCTGGAGGCGCGAGGATGTATGAGGGTATTCTCAGTTTAATGCAGATGGCGAAGACCAGTGCGGCTCTCGGGCGGCTTGCGAAAGCAAAGCTCCCTTATATTTCGGTCCTCACGAATCCGACAATGGCAGGAGTGATGGCGAGCTTCGCATCTCTGGGAGACCTGATCGTTGCCGAGCCGGCAGCGCTTATCGGTTTTGCCGGACCGAGGGTGATCAAAGAGACAACCCAGCAGGACTTACCGCCGGGGTTCCAGACCTCTGAGTTTCTTTTGGACCACGGACTGATTGACCAGATCATCCCTCGCCCTGAACTCAAAGCAAAACTAGCCTTCTTTCTCGCCGCATTCACGGGCCGTACCCCCGAGGAAATCGCGTAG
- a CDS encoding double zinc ribbon domain-containing protein, whose translation MRVRSLPSALLDLLYPRDCVVTHSPLGETRFRYLSERAFARLPMIRDPSCPTCGHPFYGSLEESPVCHNCELLNPNFSHGKCGFTLSRDIKTLIHAFKYQKKSYLARDLAALLATAPGFLTFLENAVVIPVPLHPRKLRRRGFNQTEILLRELHLQSPVNFDIEPLLKRVIDTDSQTRADRKERIRQIAGAFAVSKRSNLTQKSRRYVIFDDIFTTGATLNACATVLRAIGIEILDVAAFAHG comes from the coding sequence ATGAGAGTCCGATCTCTTCCTTCCGCGCTTCTAGATCTGCTCTACCCTCGCGACTGTGTGGTCACCCATTCTCCACTAGGAGAGACCCGTTTCCGCTATCTTTCCGAGAGAGCTTTCGCTCGCCTCCCGATGATTCGCGACCCCAGCTGCCCTACCTGTGGTCATCCGTTCTATGGCAGTCTGGAAGAGTCACCGGTTTGCCACAATTGTGAATTGCTGAATCCCAACTTCTCTCATGGGAAATGTGGGTTTACACTTTCCAGGGATATCAAAACCCTCATACACGCATTCAAGTACCAAAAAAAATCCTACCTAGCTAGAGATCTTGCGGCTCTTTTGGCCACCGCTCCGGGGTTTTTGACTTTCTTGGAGAACGCGGTCGTGATTCCTGTCCCCCTCCACCCGAGAAAGCTGCGAAGAAGAGGGTTTAATCAGACAGAGATTCTCCTTCGAGAATTGCATTTACAGTCTCCGGTCAACTTCGACATTGAGCCACTACTGAAAAGAGTCATCGATACAGACTCACAGACACGTGCAGATCGAAAAGAGCGTATTCGGCAAATCGCAGGTGCTTTTGCAGTTTCGAAACGGAGCAACCTAACCCAAAAAAGCCGCCGTTACGTTATCTTCGACGATATCTTCACTACAGGGGCCACCTTGAATGCGTGCGCAACCGTTTTGAGAGCAATTGGAATAGAGATTTTGGACGTAGCGGCCTTTGCGCACGGTTAA
- the truA gene encoding tRNA pseudouridine(38-40) synthase TruA, which produces MTRWKVTCAYDGTDYSGWQSQADGSAVQNFIEGALSEVLRDSIKIHGASRTDSGVHANGQCFHFDFPWNHNGEALCRAVNTKLPASIRIEAASLAPDDFHARHSNIGKSYKYRFSTRPPNPFSIRYCWHIEREFRSERITKVLKEFEGTHDFTAFAGKVHPQENPVKSIRSVKLISEGNSDWCLEVSGSGFLYRMVRSMAGSLIRVASGKLSADRIAELLEEKVRTTEVYTAPACGLFLEEVFYP; this is translated from the coding sequence ATGACTCGTTGGAAAGTAACCTGCGCCTACGATGGAACGGATTATTCCGGTTGGCAGAGCCAAGCAGATGGGTCTGCCGTGCAGAATTTCATCGAAGGCGCACTGTCAGAGGTTCTTCGAGATTCCATCAAAATTCACGGAGCCAGCCGAACCGATTCCGGTGTTCACGCTAACGGGCAGTGCTTTCACTTTGACTTCCCGTGGAATCACAATGGGGAAGCACTATGCCGCGCAGTAAATACGAAGCTTCCGGCTTCCATCCGGATTGAGGCTGCTAGTTTAGCTCCGGATGACTTTCACGCGCGGCATTCCAACATTGGAAAGTCCTACAAATATAGGTTCTCCACTCGTCCTCCAAATCCCTTTTCGATTCGGTACTGCTGGCATATCGAGCGTGAGTTTCGATCTGAACGGATTACAAAGGTCTTGAAGGAATTCGAAGGCACGCACGACTTCACTGCTTTTGCAGGAAAAGTTCATCCGCAAGAGAATCCAGTGAAGTCCATCCGATCAGTAAAGCTGATCTCCGAAGGTAACAGTGATTGGTGCCTTGAAGTCAGCGGAAGTGGTTTTCTCTATCGAATGGTCCGCTCAATGGCCGGGTCTTTGATCCGGGTCGCGTCTGGAAAGCTCTCCGCTGATCGCATAGCGGAGTTGCTCGAAGAAAAGGTTCGAACCACTGAGGTGTACACCGCACCTGCGTGCGGCCTCTTCCTCGAAGAGGTGTTCTACCCGTAG